One window from the genome of Osmerus mordax isolate fOsmMor3 chromosome 19, fOsmMor3.pri, whole genome shotgun sequence encodes:
- the LOC136963540 gene encoding inactive serine/threonine-protein kinase TEX14-like: MATLPVPCPVRFGVVKSGGLQAQLHSRCEDRSTPVHSAVFSCNPWLVSGLLDAGGDLRLHDCKGRSPRDWAEAGAQENSARMLEFLKSCVSHMHSLSHIPQPRLLRRTPSSTSTSSKNLVRSPSLLEVLKSGGSDLYLNRKMNSKSSPCDTVQCFGFGKLCIEKPGQTLGLLASLPVMGDSELGQAEDEALLSFSCGPFITMTNYSWKGCRVTVKDLQLISSPQGGSHKEYLDLLLVEQEYCSQLFHPHLLQLMAVSMSADFLRVRLVFERVHVGSLHNLLHQKRAEFPVLRAEALLSVVLQACEALLYLHGRGLVMRGLSSHSVILTHPGLAKLTGLGFMVASEGSCPSPPAPLPLAPGMYNWAAPEVVRCRPCTGKADLYSLCAIIQELYTDAVPWGLVDPRQIRQVLECGQALAADPRVPQPYNSLVRVGLQSRPQDRTHSLQDLRYTLRCDIKELVQNTKRRSGVYTKPGLRAAGWSPESSAVGEQVGTGVLRPTTHPNPEEAECASLLDTTVDREIHDQLSQLDRLLDGETEDRAEGERPGREEEDGTSTESESLIDREISYRDILPLDDWRLCPATASSDPESTEEESDSSTVEEDGDSQEEGATERAVRHERLSRNISEDISSIVLNLKVSQVLLQQSESSLDAVDRDRPLPDAGGADEVDGEERSGKASSVPPTHSHPSTATSTLSSSTLSGSPCSTASRAVGPPAQYRLLPRGLHPSAKRLEARLLEEGGLARPLLSQEELAVWQREYPAEAERPGALGLPSLDCPSYEDATQEFPSEEPSQYSSAREESFVNTRPRNKQQAAGGKRPADTDGTQPQRSDVQRQSVDGKQSKERPCLSSDGTDSLEEDSPTPQPKPTQPLAKARWTSEVSDLVARMTRGHLGTAPGPPLGSSDSEDVEERRGRGSALAPGPPRARREPPWSRDACRPSTSYSPAGPPPPRATEEEGQSGSELEQIFKSFAGVQSESEEDADFHSVNRTFNMTCGVWEDTRPGEEDGTSESDQTQSPVEPSSIFYTPDLQQRNKPLRSSQTSSSEEDLDVTVEVCRPAASQSGPGEQTQEPKKHRETTLDSEIGVNPAINEHVPFPLASGFPNLSDLAELSSIACSPGQLQDWVDQEKQPPSPLNRRPPPCNSTPRSPAAAGHSRGLGSREGPVPPLPSLLDTSPWGSSHSLPPHTQSYTTDSYATATGSMGDSTTTASSLSSVLQSPLLHGSSPEETDTPTGPPDFTTASSGERQTTSQEGMFSSCTLPTTTEGGGKGEEGMEMVEEEDDGQDEEVRSVDLHRRQGGTRDGATPDEEEGNEEEEEGEEQGSGGDATSMEEEPSKSCANPFLSELEREEEEEEKGDEESLEEEDVSGEENATFEEDERRLLEEEACDRPIGVADTAARVHQSQARGPPAGPESLEETDRAHSTLDEVLQCMLVDRAGGQRVRSPGPAPHLKPPCVFSL; this comes from the exons ATGGCTACGCTACCTGTGCCCTGCCCTGTGCGTTTCGGCGTAGTGAAGAGTGGAGGCCTACAAGCTCAgcttcacag TCGTTGTGAGGACAGGAGCACCCCGGTCCACTCTGCTGTGTTCTCCTGTAACCCCTGGCTGGTGAGTGGACTTCTGGACGCAGGAGGCGATCTGAGGCTGCACGACTGCAAGGGCCGGAGCCCCCGTGactgggctgaggctggggcccaggagaacagtgcaagg ATGCTGGAGTTCCTGAAGAGCTGTGTGTCCCACATGCACAGCTTGTCCCACATCCCCCAGCCCAGGTTGCTGCGccgcaccccctcctccacctctacgTCCTCCAAGAACCTGGTtcggtctccctctcttctggaGGTTCTCAAGTCTGG GGGATCAGATTTGTACCTCAACAGAAAGATGAACTCCAAGTCCTCTCCCTGTGACACGGTCCAGTGTTTTGGCTTTGGAAAG TTGTGTATAGAGAAACCGGGGCAGACGTTGGGGCTCCTGGCCTCCCTCCCAGTGATGGGGGACAGTGAGCTGGGACAGGCCGAGGACGAagctctgctctccttctcctgtggCCCCTTCATCACCATGACCAA TTACAGCTGGAAGGGCTGCAGGGTGACCGTAAAGGACCTGCAGTTAATCTCCTCGCCACAGGGGGGCAGCCACAAAGAGTACTTGGACCTGCTGCTTGTAGAGCAGGAGTATTGCAG CCAGCTGTTCCACCCCCACCTACTGCAGCTGATGGCAGTCAGCATGTCTGCAGATTTCCTGAGGGTCCGCCTGGTGTTTGAGAGGGTCCACGTGGGCTCGCTGCACAACCTGCTGCACCAGAAG CGGGCTGAGTTCCCAGTGCTGCGTGCGGAGGCCCTGCTCTCCGTGGTGCTGCAGGCTTGCGAGGCTCTGCTCTACCTGCACGGACGAGGCCTTGTGATGAGgggcctctcctctcacagcGTCATCCTCACGCACCCCGGCCTGGCCAAGCTCACCGGCCTGGGCTTCATGGTCGCCAG TGAGGGCAGCTGCcccagccccccggcccccctgcccctggcCCCCGGCATGTACAACTGGGCCGCCCCCGAGGTGGTCAGATGCAGACCCTGCACCGGCAAGGCTGACCTCTACAGCCTGTGTGCCATCATCCAGGAACTCTACACAG ATGCAGTTCCTTGGGGTTTGGTGGACCCTCGTCAGATACGTCAGGTGCTGGAGTGTGGCCAAGCTCTGGCTGCAGACCCCAGAGTCCCCCAGCCTTACAACAGCCTGGTCAGGGTGGGCCTCCAGTCCCGGCCCCAGGAccgcacacacagcctgcaggaCCTGCGCTACACACTGCGCTGTGacatcaag gagcTGGTCCAGAACACTAAAAGAAGAAGTGGTGTGTACACAAAACCAGGACTCAGAGCTGCTGGCTGGAGTCCAGAGTCTTCAGCTGTTGGAGAACAAGTTGGCACTggtg TGCTGCGGCCCACCACACATCCCAACCCTGAAGAGGCAGAGTGTGCCAGTTTATTGGACACCACAGTGGACCGTGAGATCCACGACCAGCTGAGCCAGCTGGACAGACTGCTGGACGGAGAGACGGAGGACAGGGCGGAGGGCGAGAGgccggggagggaggaggaagacgggACGAGCACCGAATCCGAGTCCCTCATAGACCGAGAGATCTCCTACAGGGACATCCTGCCCCTGGACGACTGGCGACTGTGCCCCGCCACGGCCTCGTCCGATCCCGAGAGCACCGAGGAAGAGTCCGACTCCAGCACGGTAGAAGAAGACGGAGATagccaggaggagggagcgacGGAGAGGGCCGTCCGGCACGAACGCCTGAGCCGAAACATCTCCGAGGACATCAGCTCCATCGTGCTGAACCTCAAGGTGTCCCAGGTCCTCCTGCAGCAGTCGGAGAGCAGCCTGGACGCCGTGGACCGCGACCGCCCGCTCCCGGACGCGGGGGGGGCGGACGAAGTGGACGGGGAAGAAAGGTCCGGAAAGGCCTCCTCCGTTCCCCCGACCCACTCACACCCCTCCAccgccacctccaccctctcctcctccaccctctcggGCTCGCCGTGCAGCACGGCATCGCGGGCGGTGGGGCCGCCGGCGCAGTACCGCCTCCTCCCCCGCGGCCTCCACCCGTCCGCCAAGCGCCTGGAGGCCCGCCTCCTGGAGGAGGGCGGGCTGGCCCGGCCGCTCCTCAGCCAGGAGGAGCTGGCCGTGTGGCAGAGGGAGTACCCCGCCGAGGCGGAGCGCCCCGGCGCTCTGGGGCTCCCTTCCCTGGACTGCCCCTCGTACGAGGACGCCACCCAGGAGTTCCCCTCCGAGGAGCCCAGCCAGTACAGCTCTGCCCGGGAGGAGAGCTTCGTCAACACGCGGCCCCGGAACAAGCAGCAG GCAGCTGGAGGTAAACGCCCCGCAGACACAGACGGAACACAGCCGCAGAGATCAGACGTGCAGCGCCAGTCAGTGGATGGAAAGCAATCCAAAGAAAG GCCCTGCTTGTCCTCTGATGGTACCGActccctggaggaggacagTCCTACTCCTCAGCCCAAACCCACTCAGCCATTAGCCAAGGCTAGATGGACCA GCGAGGTGTCAGACCTGGTGGCCAGGATGACGCGCGGGCACCTGGGCACAGCGCCGGGGCCTCCGCTGGGCAGCAGTGACAGCGAGGACGTGGAGGAGAGACGGGGTCGGGGGTCAGCGTTGGCGCCTGGACCCCCCAGGGCCAGACGGGAGCCCCCTTGGAGTCGTGACGCGTGCAGACCCTCCACGTCTTACTCCCCCGCTGGACCTCCACCTCCGAGAGCGACCGAGGAGGAGGGGCAAAGTGGAAGCGAGCTGGAGCAGATTTTTAAGAGCTTTGCGG GCGTCCAGAGTGAGAGCGAGGAGGATGCAGACTTCCATTCGGTCAACCGCACCTTCAACATGACCTGTGGAGTGTGGGAGGATACGAGACCAGGAGAG GAGGACGGGACCTCCGAGTCAGACCAGACCCAGTCACCTGTGGAGCCTTCCAGCATATTCTACACCCCCGACCTTCAGCAGAGGAACAAGCCACTCCGAAGCAGCCAG ACCTCCAGCTCGGAGGAGGACCTGGATGTGACAGTAGAGGTCTGCAGGCCTGCCGCCAGTCAGAGCGGCCCTGGGGAACAAACCCAGGAACCCAAGAAGCACAGGG AAACAACACTGGATTCAGAGATCGGCGTGAACCCCGCTATCAATGAGCATGTCCCATTTCCTCTGGCCAG tggctTCCCTAACCTGTCTGACTTGGCGGAGCTCTCCAGCATCGCATGCTCACCTGGCCAGCTCCAGGACTGGGTGGACCAGGAGaaacagccccccagccccctaaaCCGACGCCCCCCACCCTGCAACAGCACCCCTCGCAGCCCAG CAGCAGCGGGCCACTCCAGGGgcctggggagcagggagggaccCGTGCCTCCGTTACCCAGCCTGCTGGACACCTCCCCCTGGGGCAGCAGccactccctgcccccccacacccagAGCTACACCACAGACAGCTACGCCACGGCCACCGGCAGCATGGGAGACAGCACCACG ACGGCGTCGTCCCTGTCCAGCGTCCTGCAGTCCCCCCTCCTGCACGGCTCCTCCCCCGAGGAGACGGACACGCCCACTGGGCCCCCGGACTTCACCACGGCCAgctcaggagagaggcagactaCCAGCCAGGAGGGGATGTTCTCCTCTTGCACCCTGCCCACCAccactgagggaggggggaagggagaggaggggatggagatggtggaagaagaggatgaCGGTCAGGACGAAGAGGTCCGTAGCGTGGATCTTCACCGGAGGCAGGGAGGAACTAGAGATGGCGCAACcccagatgaggaggaggggaacgaggaggaggaggagggagaggagcagggtagCGGTGGAGATGCTACCTCCATGGAGGAGGAGCCT AGTAAGTCCTGTGCGAACCCTTTCCTCTCAGAGCTTGaacgtgaggaggaggaagaagagaagggtgACGAGGAGTCGCTCGAGGAGGAAGACGTGTCCGGGGAGGAGAACGCCACGTTTGAGGAGGACGAGCGGAGGCTACTGGAAG AGGAGGCCTGCGATAGGCCGATAGGCGTGGCTGACACGGCAGCACGTGTCCACCAGAGCCAGGCCAGAGGACCACCTGCAGGCCCAGAGTCCCTGGAGGAGACCGACAG AGCCCACTCCACCCTAGACGAGGTGCTCCAGTGCATGCTCGTGGACAGAGCTGGTGGGCAGAGGGTCAGGAGCCCAGGGCCCGCGCCACATCTCAAACCCCCGTGCGTGTTCAGTCTGTAG
- the ska2 gene encoding spindle and kinetochore-associated protein 2 isoform X2, with protein sequence MEYIEKRLRLDFLTNASENGTVEENPVKLLENLSAIKARHAALCAQVQEIEAEQKQSMDSIRAHLSTTVQLVQQLQHTADEEVPPLTEAEQLSTEFLGLTVKEDTAEVPVSIEVQAQEQPQSSSEFEELSEATLEAVPRSVRSNVKLAGLNAFHRQLHEHFSSRRNSGHLSLQKMKQLNMKVSDAKLKTLEHLGLVDLDKKGHVRLL encoded by the exons ATGGAGTACATAGAAAAACGGCTGAGGCTGGACTTTCTAACCAACGCGTCAGAGAACGGTACCGTAGAA GAGAACCCGGTGAAGCTGCTGGAGAACCTGTCTGCCATCAAAGCCAGGCACGCGGCGCTGTGTGCACAGGTGCAGGAGATCGAGGCGGAGCAGAAGCAGTCCATGGACTCGATCAGGGCCCACCTCAGCACCACAGTGCAACTGGTGCAGCAGCTCCAGCACACCGCAGACGAAGAG GTTCCGCCACTGACTGAGGCTGAACAGTTGTCAACCGAGTTCCTTGGTTTAACAGTCAAAGAAGACACTGCAGAG GTGCCCGTTTCAATAGAGGTCCAAGCCCAAGAGCAGCCACAGT CTTCTAGCGAGTTTGAGGAGCTCAGCGAAGCCACGCTGGAGGCGGTCCCGCGGAGCGTCCGCTCCAACGTCAAGCTGGCCGGCCTCAACGCCTTCCACAGGCAGCTGCACGAGCACTTCTCCAGCAGAAGGAACAG TGGTCACCTCAGTCTACAAAAGATGAAGCAGTTGAATATGAAGGTTAGTGACGCCAAGCTGAAGACACTGGAACACCTTGGTCTTGTAGATCTGGACAAGAAGGGGCATGTTCGCCTGCTATGA
- the ska2 gene encoding spindle and kinetochore-associated protein 2 isoform X1, with protein METAVDKLEAMFQKTEADMEYIEKRLRLDFLTNASENGTVEENPVKLLENLSAIKARHAALCAQVQEIEAEQKQSMDSIRAHLSTTVQLVQQLQHTADEEVPPLTEAEQLSTEFLGLTVKEDTAEVPVSIEVQAQEQPQSSSEFEELSEATLEAVPRSVRSNVKLAGLNAFHRQLHEHFSSRRNSGHLSLQKMKQLNMKVSDAKLKTLEHLGLVDLDKKGHVRLL; from the exons ATGGAGACAGCGGTTGATAAACTGGAGGCGATG TTCCAGAAGACTGAGGCCGACATGGAGTACATAGAAAAACGGCTGAGGCTGGACTTTCTAACCAACGCGTCAGAGAACGGTACCGTAGAA GAGAACCCGGTGAAGCTGCTGGAGAACCTGTCTGCCATCAAAGCCAGGCACGCGGCGCTGTGTGCACAGGTGCAGGAGATCGAGGCGGAGCAGAAGCAGTCCATGGACTCGATCAGGGCCCACCTCAGCACCACAGTGCAACTGGTGCAGCAGCTCCAGCACACCGCAGACGAAGAG GTTCCGCCACTGACTGAGGCTGAACAGTTGTCAACCGAGTTCCTTGGTTTAACAGTCAAAGAAGACACTGCAGAG GTGCCCGTTTCAATAGAGGTCCAAGCCCAAGAGCAGCCACAGT CTTCTAGCGAGTTTGAGGAGCTCAGCGAAGCCACGCTGGAGGCGGTCCCGCGGAGCGTCCGCTCCAACGTCAAGCTGGCCGGCCTCAACGCCTTCCACAGGCAGCTGCACGAGCACTTCTCCAGCAGAAGGAACAG TGGTCACCTCAGTCTACAAAAGATGAAGCAGTTGAATATGAAGGTTAGTGACGCCAAGCTGAAGACACTGGAACACCTTGGTCTTGTAGATCTGGACAAGAAGGGGCATGTTCGCCTGCTATGA